The DNA region GCGCCGCCAGGGGTACCGCGATGGCGCCGATCATCAACAGCGACCCGAGCGTGGCGGACATGGCTTGGCCAGGGGTCAACCTGGTCACGAGGCTGGGCACGAGCGCTTCCCCCACTGGATCAGTCGACGGTGAATCCACGTTCTTGCGAGGCGTCGCGCTCAGCGGAGGACGACGGGTCCTCGACGTGGTTCTCGACCTGCTTGGCGCCCCACTCCGCCGCCGCGCCCGGCAGGTTCTCCAGGGTGCCGGTGACGATCACGCGGCCGGTGTCCGTGGTTCCGCTGAGCCCGAGATAGCCCAGCGCGGTCCGAGTCACCCGCTGAGCGAGCGCCTTCTCACCAGCGAGCGCGATCGGATTCCCGTTGGCGTCAAGGATCTTCCTACCCATGTCGTCGAGCGCATGGGCACCGATGCGCAGGTTGGGCGTACTGGTCAGCAGGTCGTCGCCATGATTGCGAATCAAGCCAAGGGCCGGACTAGCGGTGTCGATCTTGGTCCCGATCATCTTGCCCACCACCGGGATCTTGGTGACTTTGTCGATCTTCTCGATGACCGCCTTGGCGATCTTGTTCTGTCGGATCATCTGCAGCACGTTCTCCAGCTGCGTGATCAGCGGCTTGAGCTTGTGCATCAGGTTCGCGACCTTGGTGCCCAGTCGCGTGCTGGTGATCGCGATCTGCGCGCTCGTCAGCCCCGTGGCCGCCGCGACCGACGCGCCCGCGGTGATCCACGAGGCGGCGAGGGCGGCCAGCCACTCGATGATCAGGCCGATCACGAATTCCTGGATGATGTCCACGACGATCTGGACGAACGTCTCGAAGATGGTCGCGGCGGTCTCAAGGATGTTCTTGAGGCTGCTGACATCCCCCGACAGCGCGCGGGTGCCGTCGGCGAACTCGGCCATCTCGCGGCGGAACGCGTCGCCCGCCTCGCCCTGCCAGCCCTGGCCGGTGGCGTCGGCGCGGCCTTGCTCGTGCTCGGCGACGCCGTTGAGCCAGGTGGCGACGTTGTCCCAGCCCTTGGCCGTGCTCTTCATCTGTTCCGGGTCGCCGATGGCGGGTTCCAGGACGAAGTTGACGATGGGGCTGATCGCCAGCGAGATCAGGAAGCCCAGCCCGTTGTCGACGAAGGCCTGACCTGGGCTCATCACGGTGTTCAGCTGTTCCATGCGGGCGTTGAACAGCGCGAACCCGGCCTCCGCCGGGCTGCCCGCGTCCTGGAGCTTGTCGGCGGCGTCGGCCCACGAGCTGCCGTAGTTCGCCGCCTGCTCGAAGTAGCCGTCGCGGGTGGAGTTGCCCGCGCCGTTGAGGTCCCCGAGCGTCCCGACGCCCTGACCCGCCGAGGTCAGCCCGGTGGCGTTGTCGGTGTCGGTGTCGCCGTAGGACTTCGCGGTGTCCTTGAGCGCGTCGGAGATCTGCACCAGGTAGGACGAGGCCTTGGTGGCCATGTCCTGACACTCCTGCAGTGAGTCGAAGTAGCAGTCCGCCATGAGCCTGCCGAGCGGGCCGAAGCACTCGTCGTGGACCCGCGCCTGCTCCAGCAGACTCGCGAGGCCGGTGAAGTTCTCGGACTGCTTGGTGGATCCCTCCGCGTGGCCCAGGAGCGTGCCGCTGCTGATGTCCATGCTGGTCATCGGCGCCCCTTGAAGATCGACTCGCCGGAGAAGTCACCGTCGTCCGGCTCGTCGGCCGGGCGGGTGGCCCGGGGCTGCCGGACCGGACCGCCGAAGTCGGGCTTCGCCCCGGCCTGCGGGCCGGGCAGGCTCGCCGCGGGCGGGGGAGTCGACGGACCCAGCGGCTCGACGTCGGCGGAGTGGGCCTTGAAGGCGGCCTGGAACTGTTCGTACTGGGCGTCGCCGACGAAGGGGCGGACTGTCTCCTCCATCTTCGCCGCGGCCTGCTGCTGGGCCTGGCGGATGGTGCCCAGGATCTCCTGGGTGAGCTGGGTGTGCGAGCGGTTCATCGCCGCCGGGGACAGCTGCAGGCCGAGCACCGCGCCCGATGGGGCGACCGTGACGGTGACCGAGCCGTCGCCGTTGCGCGCGCTGCCCTTGAGCTGGGCGATGCTCTCCTTGAGCGTGGCGGCCTTGGCGGCCTGCTCCTCGAACCGGCGCAGGGTCTCTTGGTACTTGGCTTCGTCCATGGCGAAATTCCCCCAATCGTGGCCGATCGTAGTGGCGCGCTGACCGTCAGATCGGCAGTTTGCGGAAGATGGGCCGGGGGATGTGACGCAGCACCGACATCACCGCGCGCCACTGGCCGGGGGCCCACACCAGGTCGCGACGTCGGCGAACGGCGTCGACGGCGATCTCGGCGACCTTGTCGGCGGTGGTGGCCATGGGCGCGGGTTTGAGTCCCTCGGTCATCTTGGTGTGCACGAATCCTGGCCGGACGACGGTAACGGTGATTCCGGCGGGCCGCAGCGCTTCGCCCAGTCCCAGGAAGAAGCCGTCGAAGCCCGCCTTCGTCGAGCCGTAGACGAAGTTCGACCGCCGCACCCGCTCGCCCGCCACCGACGACAGCGCGATGACCGCGCCGTGGCCCTGCTTGCGCAGCCGCTCGGCCAGCGCGATCCCCACCGACACCGGCGCGGTGTAGTTGACCTGGGCCAACTCCACTCCGGTCGCGTGGTCCTGCCAGGCCAGTTCCGGGTCGCCGAGCAGTCCGAAGGCGATGACCGTGACGTCGACGTCGCCCTCGGCGAAGGCCTGCTCGATCACCGCCGGGTGCGAGGCGGTGTCCTTGGCGTCGAACTCGACGGTGCGCACGGTCGCGCCCAGGCCGCGCAGCCTGGTCGCGGCGGCGTCGAGCCGGTCGGACGGGCGGGCCGCGAGGACGACCGTCAGCGGGGCCCGCCGCAGGTAGTTCTCCGCGATGGCCATGGCGATCTCGGAGGTGCCGCCGAGCAGCAGGAGCGACTGCGGGGTGCCGACTGCGTTGATCAAGATTGAGTCCTTACTCAGAGGCCGAGCCTGCGCGACTGGTCGGAGATGAACAGGCCGTCCGGATCGGCCGCGTGGCGCACTTTCCGCCATTCGTCGAGCCGGGGGTACATCCGCTGGAAGGTCTCGGGCGCCGTGCGCGACTCCTTGGCCAGATACAGCCGCCCGTCCGCGTCGAGCACTCGCTGGTCGAGTTCGACGCAGAACTCCGGCAGCCCCGCCACGATCGGGAAGTCGACGGTGATCGTCCACCCCGGACGCGGGAACGACAGGGGAGCGGCGTTGCCGTCGCCCATCCGCTTGAGGACGTTGAGGAACGACACGTGCCCGGACTCGGCGATCCGCCGCACGATCGCGCGCAGCTCGGTGTCGGCCTCGAACGGCACGATGAACTGGTACTGCAGGAATCCCCGCGAGCCGTAGGCGCGGTTCCACTCGCCGAACAGGTCGAGTGGGTGGTAGAACGCGGTCAGGTTCTGGATCTGCTCGCGCCCCCGCTTCGGCGCTTTGCGGTACCAGGCCTCGCCGAGCGCGCGGAACGTCAGCTTGTTGGCCAGGCCGTTGGGGAAGACGTCAGGCAGCGTGAGCAGCTGCGGCGCGTCGAACTTCAGCGGGTCGGCGCGGAACTTGGCGGGCAGTTGGTCCACTGTGGCCAGTGAGCCGCGGGAGAACACCGCGCGGCCGAGCTTCGCGCCCGCGGAGATCGAGTCGAACCACGCCATCGAGTAGTCGTAGTGCGCGTCGGAGCCGTTCGCGAACAGCTCCAGCGTCTCGTCCAAAGTGGACGTGCGGTCGGTGTCGACGACGAAGTACGCGCTCTCGACGGGTTTCAGTGCGATGGTGGCGCGCAGGATGATCCCGGTCAGGCCCATGCCGCCGACGGTGGCCCAGAACAGGTCGGACTCGGGAGTGAGGGTGCGCACCTCGCCGTCGGCGGTGAGCAGGTCGAGCGCGCGGACGTGGTTGCCGAAGCTGCCCGCGGAGTGGTGGTTCTTGCCGTGGATGTCCGAGCCGATCGCCCCGCCGATGGTGACCTGGCGGGTGCCCGGCAGCACCGGCACCCACAGCCCGTGCGGCAGCGCGGCGCGCATCAACTGGTCGAGGTTCACCCCGGCGTCGAGCACGGCCAGGCCGGTGTCCGGGTCGATCGAGTGGATCCGGTCGACGCCGGTCATGTCCACGACCAGCCCGCCCGCGTTCTGCGCCGGGTCGCCGTAGGAGCGGCCGAGCCCCCTGGCGATCACCCCGCGTGGCCCGGCCGTGGCCAGCGCGGCGACGACCTGGTCGGCGGTGGTCGGGTGGGCGACCGTGGCGACCGACGGCGCGGTGCGGCCCCAGCCGGTGAGCGCGCGGGTCTCGAATCTCGCATCCTCCACCGGGCCAGCGTAGTGCGCCCTAGACTGCCCCTGTCGGGGAGACAGGGACGGGCACGTGGCTGACGTGGGGAACGACACCCAACGCGCTGGGCTGGTTCAGCAGCTCATGCGTTTCGCGATGGTCGGCGGCTTCTGCGCGCTGGTCGACTCCGGGTTCTATTGGCTGCTGCTGCAGGCGGGCACCTGGGTGCACCTGGCCAAGGCGCTGAGCTTCATCGCGGGCACCACCACGGCGTACTTCCTGAACAAGCGC from Alloactinosynnema sp. L-07 includes:
- a CDS encoding YbaB/EbfC family nucleoid-associated protein, with product MDEAKYQETLRRFEEQAAKAATLKESIAQLKGSARNGDGSVTVTVAPSGAVLGLQLSPAAMNRSHTQLTQEILGTIRQAQQQAAAKMEETVRPFVGDAQYEQFQAAFKAHSADVEPLGPSTPPPAASLPGPQAGAKPDFGGPVRQPRATRPADEPDDGDFSGESIFKGRR
- a CDS encoding FAD-binding protein, whose translation is MEDARFETRALTGWGRTAPSVATVAHPTTADQVVAALATAGPRGVIARGLGRSYGDPAQNAGGLVVDMTGVDRIHSIDPDTGLAVLDAGVNLDQLMRAALPHGLWVPVLPGTRQVTIGGAIGSDIHGKNHHSAGSFGNHVRALDLLTADGEVRTLTPESDLFWATVGGMGLTGIILRATIALKPVESAYFVVDTDRTSTLDETLELFANGSDAHYDYSMAWFDSISAGAKLGRAVFSRGSLATVDQLPAKFRADPLKFDAPQLLTLPDVFPNGLANKLTFRALGEAWYRKAPKRGREQIQNLTAFYHPLDLFGEWNRAYGSRGFLQYQFIVPFEADTELRAIVRRIAESGHVSFLNVLKRMGDGNAAPLSFPRPGWTITVDFPIVAGLPEFCVELDQRVLDADGRLYLAKESRTAPETFQRMYPRLDEWRKVRHAADPDGLFISDQSRRLGL
- a CDS encoding WXG100 family type VII secretion target, with protein sequence MTSMDISSGTLLGHAEGSTKQSENFTGLASLLEQARVHDECFGPLGRLMADCYFDSLQECQDMATKASSYLVQISDALKDTAKSYGDTDTDNATGLTSAGQGVGTLGDLNGAGNSTRDGYFEQAANYGSSWADAADKLQDAGSPAEAGFALFNARMEQLNTVMSPGQAFVDNGLGFLISLAISPIVNFVLEPAIGDPEQMKSTAKGWDNVATWLNGVAEHEQGRADATGQGWQGEAGDAFRREMAEFADGTRALSGDVSSLKNILETAATIFETFVQIVVDIIQEFVIGLIIEWLAALAASWITAGASVAAATGLTSAQIAITSTRLGTKVANLMHKLKPLITQLENVLQMIRQNKIAKAVIEKIDKVTKIPVVGKMIGTKIDTASPALGLIRNHGDDLLTSTPNLRIGAHALDDMGRKILDANGNPIALAGEKALAQRVTRTALGYLGLSGTTDTGRVIVTGTLENLPGAAAEWGAKQVENHVEDPSSSAERDASQERGFTVD
- a CDS encoding decaprenylphospho-beta-D-erythro-pentofuranosid-2-ulose 2-reductase translates to MINAVGTPQSLLLLGGTSEIAMAIAENYLRRAPLTVVLAARPSDRLDAAATRLRGLGATVRTVEFDAKDTASHPAVIEQAFAEGDVDVTVIAFGLLGDPELAWQDHATGVELAQVNYTAPVSVGIALAERLRKQGHGAVIALSSVAGERVRRSNFVYGSTKAGFDGFFLGLGEALRPAGITVTVVRPGFVHTKMTEGLKPAPMATTADKVAEIAVDAVRRRRDLVWAPGQWRAVMSVLRHIPRPIFRKLPI